The Bacteriovorax sp. BAL6_X genome window below encodes:
- the nuoK gene encoding NADH-quinone oxidoreductase subunit NuoK: protein MMTLSSYLLISFFLFLAGVAVMVARKNIIAILLGVELILNAAALNFAAYTRYANQNIDGNIMSLFIIIVAAAEAAVGLAIVIRFFQVKDSIHIDDATELKS, encoded by the coding sequence ATGATGACTTTATCTTCTTACTTACTAATTTCTTTCTTCTTATTCCTTGCAGGTGTTGCAGTAATGGTAGCAAGAAAGAATATTATCGCTATCTTACTTGGTGTTGAATTGATTTTAAACGCAGCTGCACTGAACTTCGCTGCTTACACAAGATATGCAAACCAGAATATTGACGGAAATATCATGTCACTATTCATTATTATTGTTGCTGCTGCTGAAGCGGCCGTTGGTTTAGCAATCGTGATTCGTTTCTTCCAGGTTAAAGATTCGATTCATATTGATGATGCAACTGAACTAAAAAGTTAA
- a CDS encoding NADH-quinone oxidoreductase subunit N, protein MALNYLASISHYIPELLVCFTMGALILIEATYGNDEKGSSKNMFYWGSMLGLLCALIYQVKGLGIEPTHIFTKSLVIDHFSGFAKIVMILSTAGVIYLSKISKDLYEGTKAEYTILAMGVLVGGMLLASANNMLLFYLGIETLSLLSYAMAALKKNDERSTEAGLKYVLYGGVTAGMMLFGMSHIFGVLGTINFSELMPMLSTLSTEQTAILIPSFLLFFVGIGYKISCVPFHMWSPDVYEGSPLPVTAFFSLVPKFAGIVAFARLTQVFFGGDVGVLKDSWLVLLSIVAALTMTVGNVSAIGQRSIKRMLAFSSISHAGVMMLGAIVLGKSGWTAILFYSVTYLFMTLVAFYVASFIQDHYGNDHIDRFSGLIKKHPVMAIAMAITMFSLAGLPPLSGFVAKFNILAAIIDKKFYVLAVITALNSVISLYYYMKVVRVMILKDAESDEQIGGFGFINQLVIGAYTLPVVLLGIFWQKLIALANGALLLIK, encoded by the coding sequence ATGGCTTTAAATTATTTAGCGAGTATCTCACATTATATTCCGGAGCTTTTAGTATGCTTCACGATGGGAGCCTTAATCCTCATCGAAGCTACTTACGGAAATGATGAAAAAGGTAGCTCAAAAAACATGTTTTACTGGGGTTCAATGCTTGGACTACTATGTGCGCTTATCTACCAGGTTAAAGGTCTTGGTATTGAGCCGACACATATTTTTACTAAGTCTTTAGTTATTGATCACTTCTCAGGTTTTGCAAAGATCGTAATGATCCTTAGTACAGCTGGTGTTATTTACCTTTCTAAGATCTCTAAGGATCTTTATGAAGGTACAAAAGCTGAATACACAATTCTAGCAATGGGTGTTTTAGTTGGTGGGATGCTTCTGGCTTCTGCAAATAATATGCTCCTATTCTATTTAGGGATCGAAACTCTTTCACTACTATCATACGCAATGGCCGCTCTTAAAAAGAACGACGAACGTTCGACTGAAGCCGGGCTTAAGTATGTACTATACGGTGGTGTAACTGCTGGTATGATGTTATTTGGTATGAGTCATATTTTTGGTGTTCTAGGGACAATCAACTTCTCTGAACTAATGCCAATGCTATCAACTCTATCTACTGAACAAACGGCAATTCTTATTCCTTCGTTCTTACTTTTCTTTGTAGGGATTGGTTATAAGATTTCTTGTGTACCTTTCCACATGTGGTCTCCAGATGTTTACGAAGGTTCACCTCTGCCAGTTACAGCATTCTTCTCATTAGTTCCTAAGTTTGCAGGGATCGTAGCTTTTGCTCGTCTTACTCAGGTATTCTTTGGTGGAGATGTAGGAGTTCTAAAAGACTCTTGGTTAGTTCTTCTAAGTATCGTAGCAGCTCTTACGATGACAGTTGGTAACGTATCAGCTATCGGTCAGCGCTCAATTAAGAGAATGCTTGCTTTTTCTTCAATTTCACACGCTGGTGTAATGATGCTTGGTGCGATTGTACTTGGTAAATCAGGATGGACTGCAATACTTTTCTATTCTGTAACTTACTTATTTATGACGCTTGTAGCATTTTATGTTGCATCATTTATTCAAGATCACTATGGTAATGATCATATCGATCGTTTCTCTGGTCTTATTAAGAAGCATCCAGTTATGGCCATTGCTATGGCGATTACAATGTTTTCTCTAGCTGGTCTTCCTCCATTATCGGGATTTGTAGCTAAGTTCAACATTCTTGCTGCTATTATTGATAAGAAATTCTATGTACTAGCGGTTATTACTGCTCTTAACTCTGTAATCTCTCTTTACTACTACATGAAAGTTGTTCGTGTAATGATTCTTAAAGATGCAGAATCTGATGAGCAAATCGGTGGTTTCGGATTTATCAACCAATTAGTAATTGGTGCTTATACGCTTCCAGTTGTACTTCTTGGTATTTTCTGGCAAAAGCTTATCGCTCTTGCTAACGGGGCCTTGCTCCTAATTAAGTAG
- a CDS encoding NuoM family protein — translation MNAHSNLLSWILWMPMIGVLGVLLLPKTKETAIRVWSLINTVITLVLSGCLYMKFDNTVPGMQEMFTIKHSWISQFNIFYHLGIDGISLPMVLLTSLLFAICILSSWTVKKQVKGYFALLLMLQSTVYGVFLSMDFFLFYVYWEVMLIPMFFLIGIWGGENREYAAVKFFLYTFFGSILMLVGMVALYFVTGQGVDSFNILALSGGKFVNETVNIFGMALPFAKVFFVALFIGFAIKVPVFPFHTWLPHAHVQAPTAISVILAGVLLKMGTYGFLRIAFPIFPSASVYFADAIAWLGLINVIYGAFCAMAQTDVKKLVAYSSVSHMGFVMLGLAAMTVQGMNGAVLQMFNHGTSTAMMFLLIGILYERSHHRWIVRPDGTKGFGGLYTQLPKFSIVFIIAMFASMGLPGLSGFISEALIFLGIYNRFTTITVLAVVGLLLGAAYLLWMFKRMFFGEVIEENKSYTDMNAREIFYMVPLCVAVILFGIWPSPLLDMMKASVGKLVSLLATF, via the coding sequence GTGAACGCACATTCTAATCTATTAAGTTGGATTCTGTGGATGCCTATGATCGGTGTTCTTGGGGTACTTTTATTACCTAAGACGAAAGAGACGGCAATTAGAGTATGGTCTTTGATTAATACTGTGATCACACTTGTTTTATCAGGTTGTCTATACATGAAATTCGACAATACTGTGCCAGGTATGCAAGAGATGTTTACAATTAAACATTCTTGGATTTCGCAGTTTAACATTTTTTATCACCTAGGAATTGATGGTATTTCATTACCAATGGTTCTTTTAACTTCGCTTCTTTTTGCGATCTGTATCCTTTCTTCATGGACAGTTAAAAAGCAAGTTAAGGGTTACTTTGCATTACTACTAATGCTTCAATCAACTGTTTACGGTGTATTCTTATCAATGGATTTCTTCCTATTTTATGTTTACTGGGAAGTAATGCTGATCCCAATGTTCTTCCTAATTGGAATTTGGGGTGGTGAGAATAGAGAGTACGCAGCTGTTAAATTCTTCTTATATACATTCTTTGGTTCAATCCTAATGCTTGTTGGTATGGTTGCTCTATACTTCGTAACAGGTCAAGGTGTTGATTCATTCAATATTCTAGCGCTTTCAGGCGGTAAATTTGTAAACGAAACTGTAAATATCTTTGGTATGGCCCTTCCATTTGCAAAAGTATTCTTTGTAGCACTTTTCATTGGTTTCGCGATCAAAGTTCCAGTTTTCCCATTCCATACGTGGCTACCACACGCACACGTTCAGGCACCAACAGCGATCTCAGTTATCCTTGCCGGTGTACTACTTAAGATGGGTACTTATGGTTTCTTAAGAATTGCATTCCCAATCTTCCCATCAGCTTCTGTTTACTTTGCAGATGCAATTGCATGGCTAGGTTTAATTAACGTTATTTACGGAGCATTCTGTGCCATGGCACAAACAGATGTTAAGAAACTTGTTGCATACTCTTCAGTTTCACACATGGGATTCGTAATGCTAGGTCTTGCTGCAATGACAGTACAAGGTATGAACGGTGCTGTTCTTCAGATGTTCAACCACGGTACTTCAACAGCTATGATGTTCCTTCTTATTGGTATTCTTTATGAAAGATCACACCACAGATGGATCGTTAGACCAGATGGTACAAAAGGTTTTGGTGGTCTTTATACACAACTACCAAAGTTCTCAATTGTTTTCATCATCGCGATGTTCGCATCAATGGGTCTTCCAGGACTTTCAGGTTTCATCTCTGAAGCTCTAATTTTCCTAGGGATCTACAATAGATTTACAACAATCACTGTTCTTGCAGTTGTTGGTCTTCTTCTTGGTGCTGCTTACCTACTATGGATGTTCAAGAGAATGTTCTTTGGTGAAGTTATTGAAGAAAATAAATCTTATACAGATATGAATGCTAGAGAAATCTTTTACATGGTTCCACTATGTGTTGCAGTAATCCTATTTGGTATTTGGCCATCTCCATTACTAGATATGATGAAGGCTTCTGTAGGTAAACTAGTTTCATTATTAGCGACTTTTTAA
- a CDS encoding NADH-quinone oxidoreductase subunit J, with protein MFINTMFLISAAATVIGAFLVAVSKNLMHACIYLLLTLFGVAGLYATLGADFLAATQLVVYAGGVVILMLFAIMLTGGIEQAYNKLGIKKVAAMGTAKTYSIAAVMMLVISFVLMKILAPVLKIQKHVQMEDMQSTVEEIGTKLITDHVLAFEISSILLLGALVGAAVISRPRRLKK; from the coding sequence ATGTTTATTAACACAATGTTTTTAATTTCAGCAGCGGCTACAGTTATAGGAGCATTCCTTGTCGCCGTTTCAAAAAATTTAATGCATGCATGTATCTACCTTCTTCTTACTCTTTTTGGAGTAGCTGGTCTTTATGCAACTTTAGGTGCTGACTTCTTGGCGGCCACTCAGTTAGTTGTATATGCGGGTGGTGTTGTAATTCTCATGCTATTTGCCATCATGTTAACTGGTGGAATTGAACAAGCTTATAATAAGCTAGGGATAAAAAAAGTAGCAGCAATGGGAACAGCTAAGACGTACTCTATTGCAGCAGTCATGATGCTTGTAATTAGTTTTGTATTAATGAAAATCCTAGCACCTGTTCTGAAGATTCAAAAACATGTGCAAATGGAAGATATGCAATCAACAGTTGAAGAGATCGGAACTAAGCTTATTACAGACCATGTTCTAGCTTTTGAAATTTCTTCAATCTTGCTACTTGGAGCTCTTGTTGGTGCAGCAGTAATTTCTAGACCAAGGAGATTAAAAAAATGA
- a CDS encoding NADH-quinone oxidoreductase subunit A, whose protein sequence is MSQNFDVYMPVLILAAVAVVAFFGTLLVGRLVRPNNPTELKLTPYECGEEPTGSAWSNFNVRFYVIALVFLIFDVEGALMFPVATVYKNFVDIGQGGAVLGSLLLFIVILSLGLVYCWKKGDLDWVKSFQANINGKDK, encoded by the coding sequence ATGTCGCAAAACTTTGACGTCTATATGCCGGTGTTAATTTTAGCCGCTGTAGCAGTTGTCGCTTTCTTTGGAACATTACTTGTCGGTCGTCTTGTAAGGCCAAATAATCCAACAGAATTGAAACTTACGCCATATGAATGTGGTGAGGAACCAACTGGTAGTGCTTGGTCTAACTTTAACGTTCGTTTCTATGTTATTGCTCTAGTATTTTTAATCTTTGATGTTGAAGGTGCTTTAATGTTCCCTGTTGCAACAGTTTATAAAAACTTTGTCGACATCGGACAGGGTGGTGCAGTTCTTGGATCACTTCTTCTATTCATTGTTATTTTAAGTTTAGGTTTAGTTTATTGCTGGAAAAAAGGTGACCTTGATTGGGTTAAATCTTTCCAAGCAAATATTAATGGAAAGGATAAATAA
- the nuoH gene encoding NADH-quinone oxidoreductase subunit NuoH: MNSTIVSYLSQAPGFSMAVDALSKLLGTDATGIVTFLLFLVFSLIIVGALATIGGLGTYAERKISADLQMRQGPNRVGPFGILQFLADGVKMILKEDVVPRDADKFLFNIAPLLALVGVFMSLAVVPFSSGFTLTHLNVGVFYLLGVSSLVGVGIFLGGYASNSKWSMLGGMRGASQIISYEVPVTLSILAIVIMTGSLSFKTITEAQGGLPHQWFVLHNPFTFIGFFVLFIGALAETNRAPFDLPEAESELVSGYHTEFTGMKFAFFALAEYIEVFVVCGVCAALFLGGYQVPFGLGTGEFVNKLIPSAHPMIGKQVGNFLQLGAFVTKTLALYYVVIWIRWTLPRMRVDSLMVLCWKYLTPIALFNMIGCAVWLYLFNGKSMWAILGKVIASASAGAGGH; encoded by the coding sequence ATGAATTCAACGATTGTATCGTATTTATCACAAGCACCAGGCTTTTCTATGGCCGTGGATGCACTATCAAAACTTTTAGGAACTGATGCAACTGGAATCGTAACTTTTTTACTTTTCTTAGTTTTCTCATTAATCATCGTGGGTGCTCTTGCAACTATTGGTGGTCTTGGTACTTATGCAGAAAGAAAGATTTCTGCCGACCTTCAAATGAGGCAAGGTCCTAACCGTGTTGGTCCTTTTGGTATTCTTCAGTTTTTAGCTGATGGTGTGAAGATGATTCTAAAAGAGGATGTTGTTCCACGTGATGCGGACAAGTTCCTATTTAACATTGCACCACTACTGGCTTTAGTTGGTGTATTCATGTCACTTGCTGTTGTGCCATTCTCAAGCGGATTTACTCTAACTCACCTTAATGTTGGTGTTTTCTACTTATTAGGTGTTTCTTCACTAGTTGGTGTTGGTATCTTTCTTGGTGGTTATGCATCTAACTCAAAGTGGTCAATGCTTGGTGGTATGAGGGGTGCTTCTCAAATTATCTCTTACGAAGTTCCAGTAACACTTTCAATTCTTGCAATTGTAATCATGACTGGTTCATTATCATTTAAAACAATTACAGAAGCTCAGGGTGGTTTACCTCACCAGTGGTTTGTTCTTCATAACCCATTTACTTTCATTGGGTTCTTCGTACTTTTTATTGGTGCACTTGCAGAAACAAACAGAGCTCCTTTTGATCTTCCTGAAGCAGAGTCGGAACTAGTTTCTGGTTACCATACTGAATTTACAGGTATGAAGTTTGCATTTTTTGCACTTGCAGAATACATCGAAGTTTTCGTTGTTTGTGGTGTTTGTGCTGCTTTATTCTTAGGTGGATATCAAGTTCCTTTTGGTCTTGGTACAGGTGAATTCGTAAATAAATTAATTCCTTCAGCTCACCCGATGATTGGTAAGCAAGTTGGAAACTTTTTACAACTAGGTGCTTTCGTAACTAAGACACTTGCTCTTTATTACGTTGTTATTTGGATTAGATGGACACTACCAAGAATGAGAGTTGATTCTCTTATGGTACTTTGTTGGAAATATCTAACTCCAATTGCACTATTTAATATGATTGGTTGTGCTGTATGGCTTTACCTATTTAATGGTAAATCTATGTGGGCAATTCTTGGAAAAGTAATCGCATCTGCATCTGCTGGTGCGGGCGGACACTAA
- a CDS encoding NADH-quinone oxidoreductase subunit L, which translates to MDYTISSIAPIVLLPFFAFVINAFIASRFTRTAVAISCAAIAGSTIYAWRIFSDFVFGTYSADYHIHKVFTWFDLTGGGQEFVVNMGIYIDNMTAVLLMMVTAVATLIHVFSTWYMKDDMNYGRNGRFFTYMSLFTSAMLGLALSDNLFSVFIFWELMGFCSYSLIGHYYEKEVAGAANVKAFMTTRVGDVFFLLGIVALWTVVGSVSFVDLYKAIDAGGLAGQAVLGIPLATFAGFCIFMGTIGKSAQFPLNVWLPDAMNGPTPCSALIHAATMVAAGVYLSLRIYPLLDAGGLLTFVAYIGGITAFGAATIALVQTDFKAVLAFSTISQLGYMVLGIGVGSYNAAFMHLITHAVFKACLFLAAGSVIHSLHDHHTHAHVQEMPRMGGLRHKMKFTWFAMWCCTLAIAGIPFFSGFVSKDRILGDALIEALHSPVMVAPAVLGFMGALLTAFYMCRMMFLAFHGKPRDKEVYDHCHEEKLTWNRNVPLLILAVFTLGVWFSGSLTGQGFVKVADKANGKYEWFQTLIQKPKKGQFENYKREQLGSIDVREKGTFTTSKYDSTYGLSEEEAHHIHQVHYIGAGMSIVIAFSGVFIAMMMYLWGKWNPGFWVNTFNRYYRTLQNKYFMDDLYIGGFIKKGLLPFNNLLAKFDMGFYDRYAVDGWATVTRFVMRVSAWFDNLFVDTMMVDGTGASVRLFNVILRTIQNGKIQFYIAMIILVLFGYILAL; encoded by the coding sequence ATGGATTATACGATTTCAAGTATTGCTCCAATTGTTTTACTACCGTTCTTCGCTTTCGTGATTAATGCGTTTATTGCATCACGTTTTACAAGAACTGCTGTAGCGATCAGTTGTGCAGCAATCGCAGGTTCGACAATTTATGCGTGGAGAATTTTTAGCGACTTCGTTTTCGGAACGTATTCTGCTGATTATCATATCCACAAAGTATTTACTTGGTTTGACCTAACTGGTGGTGGACAAGAGTTCGTAGTAAATATGGGTATCTATATTGATAACATGACTGCTGTTCTACTAATGATGGTTACGGCCGTTGCTACTCTTATCCACGTTTTCTCAACTTGGTATATGAAAGATGACATGAACTACGGTAGAAACGGACGTTTCTTTACTTATATGTCACTCTTTACTTCTGCAATGCTTGGTCTTGCACTATCTGATAACTTATTTTCAGTATTTATCTTTTGGGAGCTTATGGGATTCTGTTCATACTCTCTAATCGGTCACTACTACGAAAAAGAAGTTGCTGGTGCTGCTAACGTTAAGGCCTTCATGACAACAAGAGTAGGGGATGTTTTCTTCCTACTAGGTATTGTTGCTCTGTGGACTGTTGTTGGTTCAGTAAGTTTTGTCGACCTATATAAAGCAATCGACGCTGGTGGATTAGCTGGTCAGGCGGTACTTGGTATCCCTCTAGCAACATTTGCTGGTTTCTGTATCTTTATGGGAACAATTGGTAAGTCAGCTCAATTCCCTTTAAACGTTTGGCTACCAGATGCGATGAACGGTCCAACTCCATGTTCAGCACTAATTCACGCTGCGACAATGGTTGCTGCTGGTGTTTATCTATCACTAAGAATTTACCCGCTACTTGATGCTGGTGGACTTTTAACTTTTGTTGCTTATATCGGTGGGATTACTGCCTTCGGTGCTGCAACAATTGCACTTGTTCAAACAGACTTCAAAGCGGTACTAGCTTTCTCAACAATCTCTCAACTAGGATACATGGTTCTAGGTATTGGTGTTGGGTCATACAATGCTGCTTTCATGCACCTGATTACACACGCTGTTTTCAAGGCATGTCTATTCCTAGCGGCTGGTTCAGTAATTCACTCTCTTCACGATCACCACACGCATGCTCACGTACAAGAGATGCCAAGAATGGGTGGTCTAAGACATAAGATGAAATTTACTTGGTTTGCAATGTGGTGTTGTACTCTTGCAATCGCAGGAATCCCGTTCTTCTCTGGTTTCGTTTCGAAAGATAGAATCCTAGGAGATGCATTAATTGAAGCACTTCACTCACCAGTAATGGTTGCTCCGGCAGTTCTTGGTTTCATGGGTGCTCTACTAACAGCTTTCTACATGTGTCGTATGATGTTCCTTGCTTTCCACGGGAAGCCTAGAGATAAGGAAGTTTACGATCACTGTCATGAAGAAAAGCTTACTTGGAACAGAAACGTACCTCTACTCATTCTAGCTGTATTTACTCTAGGTGTTTGGTTCTCTGGTTCTCTAACAGGACAAGGTTTTGTTAAAGTTGCAGACAAGGCAAATGGTAAGTATGAGTGGTTCCAGACTTTAATTCAAAAGCCTAAGAAGGGTCAGTTCGAAAACTATAAGCGTGAACAACTTGGATCAATTGATGTACGTGAAAAAGGTACATTTACAACTTCTAAGTACGATTCGACTTACGGACTTTCTGAAGAAGAAGCACACCACATTCACCAGGTTCACTATATTGGTGCTGGTATGTCGATTGTGATTGCTTTCTCTGGTGTATTTATCGCGATGATGATGTACCTATGGGGTAAATGGAATCCTGGGTTCTGGGTTAATACATTTAACCGTTACTATAGAACACTACAAAACAAATACTTTATGGATGATCTTTATATTGGTGGTTTCATCAAGAAGGGACTTCTTCCATTTAACAACTTATTAGCTAAGTTTGACATGGGATTCTATGACAGATACGCAGTTGATGGTTGGGCAACAGTTACACGTTTTGTAATGAGAGTTTCAGCGTGGTTCGATAACTTATTTGTCGACACAATGATGGTAGATGGTACTGGAGCAAGTGTACGTTTATTTAACGTTATCTTAAGAACGATCCAAAACGGAAAGATCCAGTTCTACATCGCAATGATTATTTTAGTACTATTTGGTTATATTTTAGCTTTATAA
- a CDS encoding tetratricopeptide repeat protein: protein MIKFRVKTKSNKVLGPFVFSELIELGHKDAIDDSCLFQKFPTGDWAPVNAIPELSELFSKIEEPVSVKEETQKEVKYAQTDSEQKHHTLIGEDKTAFNEFKFSKDKEFDIDYQEIEEKFKAKKELEDEAKDEIGEEGPPPIDKTVLVNVSSLKKKSIDKEEDEDVAKTVVVNNFRDEFDLDSDGEDSDGSDEEEGKDKMPEPEPEEVVDSDAATQMFNLAELKKEELPTKTEDYSDIELQIMQEERRLKKKPKKKVVQKHVEKKEVTNNKKRNLVVVLFLVVTIIFLLPEEKKDIQTVVVPKISFPVATEVAQPQKAQLAYKEGMALFKQEGFVNRISAANKFNLSLRYKFSGNPAISKLIHAYSDLLIDTQNKFEAGQVLSKLIRIEDSKLLSDIDVVIGAAQFYAYFQKYETAIFTIERYNYLKSNKPSIKMFSIYLNYLLKAGELDKAKIVYDKLFQAKLRTVESIDAMVNYLLLNENSTDALKLITENKEKFQSDYRFLIIYGDLLLELEKMGELNKIASILIAKYGGGSPYNFAQGLKFMGFVKAYNKDIQGATKLFQQSLKIYDDESLRDTLATLDVAGSDLTQKVISTSKIKVLIRQSKDEVALLNWDRAFELALRAVSLDETSIDAKLYLAELQVKRGYFDFAITTLTKLRALHPVNPRINYALIKANIMSYKKDEAKRLLSALSTSEKFRETFEFHMLLGLYYNLIANDKMAFDKFKAAARVNPLSDIAQFEMAKIAFKNKKFKQTKIFLNEAMGLNPSNIDYKILNSKVLYETDGVTTAIGYLRQELLEHRDNPKLYGQIAVFYYRDQNYEAYREMKEVLDRLNKKDGALYSYLVEVSEIERNYKELIENAIKLLVYEPGNLLVREKLIITYIHMNNYGLASQHLDILEKRLPTYPRINYYRSKILFSQRKFRDAEKAALVEIEKHPNSEFGYYMLGEIYLIGKKVQEAKKNLSKAIQINKNYFDAIFSMGKLTFQTREFVPSLQFFQRANRLNPNDPDLNKMMGFLYKELGQPNLAIDKFQRYLTLSPAARDRQNILALINALKR from the coding sequence ATGATAAAGTTTCGTGTCAAAACCAAATCAAATAAGGTTTTGGGCCCTTTTGTATTTTCAGAATTAATTGAGTTGGGTCATAAAGATGCAATCGATGACTCATGTCTATTTCAAAAGTTTCCAACAGGGGATTGGGCCCCTGTAAACGCAATTCCAGAACTAAGCGAACTCTTTTCTAAAATTGAAGAGCCAGTGTCGGTTAAAGAAGAAACACAAAAAGAAGTAAAATATGCTCAAACAGATAGTGAGCAAAAGCATCATACTTTGATAGGTGAAGATAAAACTGCCTTTAATGAGTTTAAATTTTCTAAAGACAAAGAATTCGATATTGATTATCAAGAAATTGAAGAGAAATTTAAGGCCAAGAAGGAATTAGAAGACGAAGCAAAGGATGAGATTGGGGAAGAAGGACCACCTCCAATTGATAAAACAGTTCTTGTTAATGTCTCTAGTTTAAAAAAGAAAAGTATAGATAAAGAAGAAGACGAGGATGTTGCCAAAACTGTCGTTGTAAATAATTTTAGAGATGAATTTGATCTTGATAGCGATGGTGAAGATTCTGATGGTAGTGATGAGGAGGAGGGGAAAGATAAAATGCCTGAACCTGAGCCTGAAGAAGTTGTTGACTCCGATGCAGCTACCCAGATGTTCAATCTCGCAGAGTTAAAGAAAGAAGAGCTTCCAACAAAGACTGAAGACTATAGTGATATTGAACTTCAGATTATGCAAGAAGAGCGTAGGCTTAAAAAGAAACCTAAGAAAAAAGTTGTTCAAAAGCATGTCGAAAAAAAGGAAGTTACTAATAATAAGAAAAGAAACTTAGTTGTTGTGTTATTTCTTGTCGTGACGATAATTTTTCTATTGCCTGAAGAGAAGAAAGATATTCAAACAGTTGTTGTTCCAAAAATATCATTCCCTGTTGCAACTGAAGTTGCACAGCCGCAAAAAGCGCAATTGGCCTATAAAGAAGGTATGGCCTTGTTTAAACAAGAAGGTTTTGTAAATCGTATTAGTGCGGCAAATAAGTTTAATCTCTCGCTTCGTTACAAATTCTCAGGAAATCCTGCTATTAGCAAATTGATCCACGCTTATAGTGATTTACTAATTGATACACAAAATAAATTTGAAGCAGGTCAAGTTCTCTCAAAACTGATAAGAATTGAAGATTCAAAGCTTTTGTCAGATATTGATGTCGTTATCGGGGCTGCTCAGTTTTATGCCTATTTTCAAAAATATGAAACAGCGATATTCACTATTGAAAGGTATAATTATTTAAAATCGAATAAACCCTCTATTAAGATGTTTTCAATATACTTGAACTATCTCTTAAAAGCTGGTGAGCTTGATAAGGCCAAGATTGTTTATGACAAGCTATTTCAAGCTAAGCTAAGAACTGTTGAATCGATTGATGCAATGGTTAACTATCTACTCTTAAATGAAAATAGTACTGATGCCCTTAAACTTATTACTGAGAATAAGGAAAAGTTTCAAAGTGATTACAGGTTTTTAATTATATATGGGGATCTCCTCTTAGAGTTAGAGAAAATGGGGGAACTAAATAAGATAGCCTCAATCTTAATTGCAAAATATGGTGGTGGGTCACCATATAACTTTGCTCAAGGTCTAAAGTTCATGGGCTTTGTTAAGGCCTATAATAAAGACATTCAAGGTGCAACAAAGCTATTCCAACAATCACTTAAGATTTATGATGATGAATCTTTAAGAGATACTCTTGCAACTCTTGATGTTGCTGGAAGTGATCTTACTCAAAAGGTTATCTCAACAAGTAAAATAAAAGTTCTCATAAGACAATCAAAAGACGAAGTCGCACTTTTAAACTGGGACAGGGCATTTGAATTGGCCTTAAGAGCAGTTTCATTGGATGAGACAAGTATTGATGCAAAACTTTACTTAGCAGAGCTACAAGTCAAAAGAGGTTATTTTGATTTTGCGATAACAACTCTAACTAAGTTAAGAGCATTACATCCAGTTAATCCTCGAATTAATTATGCGCTTATTAAAGCAAATATTATGTCCTATAAAAAAGACGAAGCGAAACGATTACTATCAGCTTTATCGACAAGTGAGAAGTTTAGAGAGACTTTTGAATTTCATATGCTCTTAGGACTTTATTATAACTTAATTGCAAATGATAAGATGGCCTTTGATAAGTTTAAGGCCGCTGCAAGAGTAAATCCTCTTAGTGATATCGCTCAATTTGAAATGGCCAAGATCGCCTTCAAAAATAAAAAATTTAAACAAACAAAGATATTCTTAAATGAAGCGATGGGATTAAATCCATCTAATATTGATTATAAAATTCTAAATAGTAAGGTCTTATACGAAACAGATGGTGTTACAACTGCTATTGGATATCTTCGTCAAGAGCTCTTAGAACATAGAGATAATCCAAAGCTTTATGGACAAATCGCAGTCTTCTACTATCGTGATCAGAATTATGAAGCTTATCGTGAGATGAAAGAAGTTCTCGATCGTCTGAATAAAAAAGACGGTGCTCTATACTCTTACTTAGTTGAAGTATCTGAGATCGAAAGAAATTATAAAGAGTTGATCGAGAATGCGATTAAGCTTCTTGTATATGAGCCAGGAAACCTTCTAGTTAGAGAAAAGTTAATCATAACTTATATTCATATGAATAACTACGGCCTCGCTAGTCAGCATTTAGACATTTTAGAAAAGAGATTACCTACTTACCCTAGGATTAATTATTACCGTTCTAAGATTCTCTTTAGTCAAAGAAAGTTCAGAGATGCTGAAAAAGCAGCACTTGTTGAAATTGAAAAACATCCAAATTCAGAATTTGGTTACTATATGTTAGGGGAAATTTATTTAATAGGCAAAAAAGTCCAAGAGGCCAAAAAGAATTTATCTAAGGCAATTCAGATTAATAAAAACTATTTTGATGCTATTTTCTCAATGGGTAAATTAACATTTCAAACAAGAGAGTTTGTACCCTCTCTACAGTTCTTTCAGCGCGCTAACAGGCTTAATCCGAATGATCCAGACTTAAATAAGATGATGGGTTTTCTGTATAAAGAACTTGGTCAACCTAACCTTGCAATCGATAAATTTCAAAGATATTTGACGCTCAGCCCAGCTGCTAGAGACCGTCAAAATATTCTTGCATTAATAAATGCATTAAAGCGTTGA